GAATTTATAAAATGCCTTGCAAAGTGatctatttctttcattgatatcggagttttatttaaaaattaatatagcaTTTTAATATCTGGCTGGATATATGTTATTGAAGGAGAAAGCTGATTTTACATGATGGTCTCTAGGGCCATGTTTTTCCTTCCCAAATTAAGGGAGATGCTTTTCATGCTGCATCAAGAATTATCTCAGCTACATTGCCAAAATAACTGTTACTTCACTATGATataaataacatatattttatgtTCTAAAAAACCTGTCTTGAatttatattatacatttttcttaattttgcaaGAGTTAGAATGAGATAGAGGTACACAAAATTACTATGATTTGAGGATTTAGTTCtctaagtttttaaagattattatcaTCATGCTGAGCCCTTTGatactttattattttcctttaaatgccATCtcttcatgaacattttaaaccTGCCAATATATGTGTATGGtagttttttcaagatttgtggaaaattgaaattcaaagataagtggaaaatggaaatcaaaaggataagcaattttttgaaatccatgcacatatgggggggtctttaaaaattcttggaaacatatataatgtaaaaatatgcatggatttcaaaatctttttgcaccaacataaattttccttttaattacttttccaccaactttttgaggtaccctcatataTGCATACCTGTATACACATGTGTATGCATATTTCTTatatattgtatgtgtgtgtatgtgtgtatatgtatgtgtatatagatatatacatatatatatgcaggCAATACATTAAACACAGTTAAGAttaacttcattccttttaaacCAATTTTTgttcaaatggaaaaaatatccTGCACTGGGTCTTAAAAGTTAAACAAGATCTGGTGTTAGGAGGGCCACCTGGGGTGCACTTGAGTGAGGAAAAGGGACAAACCTTATTGGGTGTGGGGCAGCTCCAAAACAGTCTCTAGGTTAAAAGGACAGTCAAGGAGACGCCACTTCTACAGGGTTCTGTACCGCACACAAATTCTACCTCCCTAGgcttattcagctgtaaaaaacaCAGATGAAGACAATGACTGATCTTTTACATACCACAGCCAATGGTGTGTTGCAAAACAAAGGATTACTACTTCGAAGCAAAGCAATATTTCTAGCCATGTGTCCAAGGAAATTGAGTGAATAAACATGATAGAGTGTATgttgaatgttcccaacacaaaggaTCAATATTTGAGGTGATCTATATACTAACTACCCTGATCTATCCTTCTACAATATACCCATGtactgaaatatcacactgtatcccTTAAATGTGTAAAGTATTACCTGttcattaaaacatttaaaagactTATGGAATGGTACAGGTTTGTCAAATATGAAAAGACAGAACACAGCGACAGAGAAGTCCTTAAAATATGATGGCCTTTGACTTAAAGAgctctacatttatttatttttttaagtttttttatttttttgttttttatttatttttattttttgacaggcagagtggacagtgagagagagagagacagagagaaaggtcttcctttgccgttggttcaccctccagtggccgctgcgaccagcacaccgcgctgatccgaagccaggagccaagtgcttctcctggtctcccatggggtgcagggcccaagcacttgggccatcctccactgcactcccgggccatagcagagagctggcctggaagaggggcaaccgggatagaatctggtgccctgaccgggactagaacctggtgtgcccgtgccgcaaggcagaggaatagcctagtgagccgtggtgccggccaactcTACATTTATTTAGATACTTAACACATTAATCACTTGCTTACCACATACTACTTCTTTATGCCACTAGCATTTATCAAtgtgagagaagaggaggagatacAAGCTGAGTTAATGGGGTAATAAATAATGGCAGACACCAGatgcattttgtttccttttcttcagaCCTATTTGAAGAGAAGCAAGCACAATGTTGAAGGAAAACTACACAGCGGTGACTGAATTTATTCTGCTGGGACTGACAGATAGAGCTGAGCTGCAGCCTGTTCTTTTTGTGGTGTTCTTGGTCATCTATCTTATCACAGTCATTGGCAACGTGACCATGATTTTCTTAATCAGAATCGACTCAAAGCTGCACACCCCGATGTACTTCTTCCTCAGTCACCTCTCCTTTGTAGATCTGTGTTACGCCACCAACGTGACTCCTCAGATGCTGGCTAATTTCTTATCCAAGAGAAAGACTATTTCCTTCGTTGGCTGTTTAATACAATTCCACTTTTTCATTGCCCTCGTGATCACAGATTACTACATGCTCACAGTGATGGCTTACGACCGCTACATGGCCATCTGCAAGCCCTTGTTATACAGTAGCAAGATGTCCACATGCGTCTGCCTGTCTCTCGTAGCTGCTCCTTACATTTACGGTTTTGCAAATGGCCTGGCACAGACCATCCTGATGCTCCAGCTCTCCTTCTGTGGACCCAATGAGATCAATCACTTCTACTGCGCAGACCCGCCTCTCTTGGTCCTTGCCTGCTCTGACACCTATGTCAAAGAGACTGCCATGTTTGTGGTGGCGGGTTCCAACCTGACCTGTTCCCTTGCCATCATCCTCATCTCCTACGTTTTCATCTTCACAGCGATTCTGCGTATTCGCTCTGCAGAGGGGAGGCGCAAGGCCTTCTCCACCTGTGGGTCCCACCTGACAGCTGTCACGGTCTTTTACGGGACACTGTTCTGTATGTATCTGAGGCCCCCTTCGGAGGCATCAGTGGAGCAGGGGAAAATTGTCGctgtgttttatatctttgtgagTCCTATGTTAAACCCTTTGatctacagcctgaggaacaaAGACGTTAAAATGGCAATAAGGAAGGTTATGCAAAAGGAATTGTTTGTTAAATAAGGTAGACATGGTCAGTAAGATACTCTTATTATCTAAACAACTAATGAACATTTCAAGGTGATGGATCACTTTCTGTTgttgagtattttaaaattcacatatggGGCTTGGAAGTGTGTATCAAATACTCAGTTTCCAGTGGCAtccagtaagttaaaaaaaaaaacacacaactttTTCTATATATTCAAACACAAAATCAGTAAAGAACAGATGATCCCATGGGTAGCATTCAACAATGTTATAAAGATTTACAATTATTTAATTCTATGGCAATATTAATTTTAAGGGATTTATAGTGTTTAATAACTTCTGAACATACATAGtatgttacatttttttcttttatataaattatataataatgcAGATCTTTTAGATATATCTCAGATTCTTATTTGAGATATGGCTATTGAAAGATATAACCAATCCAATGACATTCTAGTTCATAAGTGTTTGAAGGAAATGCCAAATTTCTGTAtgaagggttttattttttacaaatacttattttattcatcAATATGAAACTTCTGACATACTCTGATTATCACAGCCtgtcccttttaaataaatggattgCATTTGATGTTTTATCTGCATGGATGTATTGGTATTGTGTTTCTATGTATAAAGGACCTCAGGATAACACTTTCAATCAACTACTAATTATTCAAATTGTCTTGGGACAAATACATTTGTTTGCcttacctatttttaaattgtagcGTTTGTATTATTCCTCTTACTCATttaagacttctttctttcttttttaaaagatttttttgtttatttatttgagaggtagaggtacagacagagacagagagagacagagagaaaggtcttccatctgctaatccaCTCcaaaaatggcagcaatggctgggactgggcaaaTCCAAAGCAGGAACCCGGATCTTCTTGGGGGTCTCCCACAGAATGAAGGGCCCCAAGCaatggagcatcttctactgctttcccaaaccattaacagagacctgggttggaagaggagcagtttggatatgaaccagcccccatatggaatgctggcattgcaagtggaggcttagatCACTATGCCAAAGCCCccattcccttcctctttcttaatGTTACAAACTCATTCCTTGTTACATATATgtatgaggtacttcaaaaatttcctggaaatcCATTGTCAAAAGCCTTTGGATGAATTGCAGAAGTTTTTCGtagcaaaataagcttatattttaattccatttttgtaatctttttgaaatacatttgtatatctggttaccttttgttttactTGTCTTATTGTCATATGTTTTGAAATgctgaaattttattattttaaaatattttcaaatgatttatatttcactttattggtattattttttgattttaggAAATTAAGTTCTTAGCCACCTATAATAGAGTATATATTCATGTTTGTTTTATGATTTCACttgtttttataatgaaatattttcaatacacaaccaaaagtagaaaataatagaaatattatcTGTTTAAGTTTGCAAAATCTTCATAGTCCATTTGTTTCAGATTTTTTGTATTATAaagttgaatcttttttttaaacttttatttaatgaatataaatttccagtgtacggctcatggattgcaatggcttccccctcccacaacttccctcccacccacaaccctcccctctcccgatccctttccccttccattcacatcaagattcattttcaattctctttatatacaaaagatcaatttagtataaagatttcaacagtttgcacccacatagcaacacaaagtgaaacatactgtttgagtactagttatagcattaaatcacaatgtacagcacattaaggacagagatcccacatgaggagcaagtgcacagtggctcctgttgttgacccaacaaattgacactctagtttatggcgccagtaaccaccctaggctgtcatcatgagttgccaaggctatggaagccttccaagtttgccgactctgatcatatttagacaaggtcataaaagacagagtgaggatagtaaccaatgatcctaagagtggcatttaccaggtttgaacaattctacagcattaagtggggaagaggaccatcagtacacacaggttgggagtagagccattggtggtagagtagaggttatgattacaaaggaatgaggcccaagtgctctagacagggtctagaacaaaggacagagtcattattagaggagctaagaaaggtatgtctaagctacaattaagttttctgattgagaggcaaatagaacctgatagaaggggcttgataataatctggtgggctttaggccttgtaagttaagaggcccagacctatccatctcttcacatggggtacatcctaagggaggtgtgaacctcctaggggaaggcattctgttgactttcattacttggatggcctgggaggagagctggccaggtaaaggcagggggcatctctaacaagaaatttacaattctgcctgcaatgttgctgaccctacttgaccatcccctcagctgcagtggtcactttggaagctgggctgagtgaagggcttttcagcttagagccaataagatctgtggctctgacctgggcatccttcgactccagggcaggtccatttccagtgatccaactcttggcagagctgccagggctcttcacaagctgacttctgctgaagcccaggcttaccacattgaaagccactgcagtggactggcctgttgggtctccttgagggcagatcactgtacagatcagccatcaataggcctgccacccattgcttctgatgccgagctttcttttcctcctggtttgtgttaaagcagaccagaggatgcaagtcaagggagcgcccaagttccatctctaatctttggtggcctaaactacaagtctatagtcacagtcattaagacttttcatagcaaacagaaactgaaagaatttgttgccactcatcctgccctgcaaaagatgcttaaagatgtgttacacacagaaacacagaaacatggtcaccaatatggaagaaggtaaaggaaggaaacctcacagcaaaagatcacaggaagctcaattttcctttgacatagaattaaactctgatgctctgttaaagcaatgtgttaaagtaatctattatgttctcttgatgtctgttaaattctaattgttcaaaaacagctgaatttttattaagagctatgggttacttaaatatgtgcttattttcaaagatttgaataatcagcttgtaacaatgatcaaatttggtctatgttatgtcatgattttaaggaatcttatttcaagtagatattttggattttgagccttcttggcattcttgacaggcattcaaaaaaatcaaagtttcaaacaatctggactctaaaatttccagtgtgtgacctgaatctgtgtatcatatgttttaaacttgttggtagaaagaaactaaaaacattttatatggttgtgcttaagtttactggttaaacaaactacaccatgttagatatttaagaggtgttttcaaatacatgatccttaaaatttatagaaggcattggaccttctggtaaatgttttcttaagttgttatctaatggttgaaacggtttgctaagtattcatgtaatattgctattgtcagcaagcgatctaaggttgaaactgtttgctaagtattcatgtaatactgctattgtcagcaagtgatctaagacctgct
This window of the Lepus europaeus isolate LE1 chromosome 7, mLepTim1.pri, whole genome shotgun sequence genome carries:
- the LOC133764246 gene encoding olfactory receptor 5M5-like; translated protein: MLKENYTAVTEFILLGLTDRAELQPVLFVVFLVIYLITVIGNVTMIFLIRIDSKLHTPMYFFLSHLSFVDLCYATNVTPQMLANFLSKRKTISFVGCLIQFHFFIALVITDYYMLTVMAYDRYMAICKPLLYSSKMSTCVCLSLVAAPYIYGFANGLAQTILMLQLSFCGPNEINHFYCADPPLLVLACSDTYVKETAMFVVAGSNLTCSLAIILISYVFIFTAILRIRSAEGRRKAFSTCGSHLTAVTVFYGTLFCMYLRPPSEASVEQGKIVAVFYIFVSPMLNPLIYSLRNKDVKMAIRKVMQKELFVK